The following proteins are encoded in a genomic region of Oryza brachyantha chromosome 11, ObraRS2, whole genome shotgun sequence:
- the LOC102703724 gene encoding putative auxin-responsive protein IAA29 gives MKDRNNASAGAEVKPGMSPSRFVKVFMHGEPFGRKINLAVHNNYDSLSFTLKRLANNYSMSPLIEPEGLVNNEEEDAIEDSDFDLLYDDMDGVRSFLGEVPWEVFTVTVKRIYIVPAEQENENDGYQEEEDDNAAAAADEDGDGDGDIDGDGAAADDIGDAAAVDDGEEDHGYTSNDE, from the exons ATGAAGGATAGGAATAATGCTTCTGCTGGGGCAGAGGTGAAGCCAGgaatgtcaccatcaagattTGTGAAGGTTTTCATGCATGGGGAACCCTTTGGGAGGAAGATCAATTTGGCTGTCCATAACAACTATGACTCTTTGTCCTTCACCTTAAAAAGATTGGCCAACAACTATTCGA TGTCACCATTAATTGAACCTGAAGGCTTGGTGAACAACGAAGAAGAGGATGCCATAGAGGACAGTGATTTTGATCTCCTGTACGATGACATGGATGGTGTTCGTTCCTTCCTTGGTGAAGTCCCATGGGA GGTTTTCACCGTTACCGTCAAAAGGATCTACATCGTTCCTGCAGAACAAGAGAATG AAAATGACGGTTaccaggaggaggaagatgacaacgctgctgctgctgctgacgaagatggagatggagatggagatatagatggagatggagctgctgctgatgatATTGGAGATGCTGCTGCAGTTGACGATGGGGAAGAAGACCATGGATACACAAGCAACGATGAATGA
- the LOC102704005 gene encoding auxin-responsive protein IAA27-like isoform X2 → MMNLISFETPHLGRQESSSSITAAATTAKAKDAASSSSACFQSSHLDLSLGISLSPGSGGGGGDAGTKATASYGGSGGDAGGGMGGGGMLTAAAAAATASVLSVGHGKHCCHGCTTASSGSWTAAFMPSPTGFMHPWSLAARQQKAAAEQEQSIARLPSATYLPRASPAVMSLPTAVGWPPVHTARRNLVATMNVLKPDAEAIKRDRDRPTAARMFAGDETTAAAARPLNMFAKVHMDGHKVGRKIDLRAHRNYDSLRWVLTKMTRNFFCHYPSTNVGEENCAKSDEFIFLYEDFEGDRMLVGDVPWELFLASAKRLYIAKNPAPRSKEHDEIAKRQETEEATNN, encoded by the exons ATGATGAATCTTATATCATTTGAAACACCTCATCTTGGAAGGCaagagagcagcagcagcatcactGCTGCTGCAACCACTGCCAAGGCGAAGGATGCAGCAAGCTCGAGCAGTGCATGCTTCCAGAGCAGCCATCTTGACCTCAGCCTCGGCATCTCCTTGTCtcccggcagcggcggcggaggcggcgacgctggCACCAAGGCGACAGCCAGCtatggcggcagcggcggcgacgccggcggcggcatgggcggcggtggcatgCTCACTgcggctgcagctgctgcaacTGCAAGTGTGCTTAGCGTTGGCCATGGGAAGCACTGCTGCCATGGCTGCACtacggcgagcagcggcagctggacggcggcgTTCATGCCAAGCCCGACCGGCTTCATGCACCCGTGGAGCCTCGCCGCCCGGCAGCagaaggccgccgccgagcaggAGCAGAGCATTGCGAGGCTGCCGTCGGCCACGTACCTGCCAAG GGCTTCCCCGGCCGTCATGTCGCTGCCGACGGCGGTTGGCTGGCCGCCGGTGCACACAGCCCGGCGCAACCTCGTCGCCACCATGAACGTCCTGAAACCGGACGCCGAGGCCATCAAGAGGGACAGAGACCGACCAACAGCGGCGAGGAtgttcgccggcgacgagaccacggcggcggcggcgaggccatTGAACATGTTCGCCAAGGTGCACATGGATGGCCACAAGGTCGGCAGGAAGATCGACCTCAGGGCACATCGCAACTACGACTCCCTCCGCTGGGTCCTCACCAAGATGACTCGTAACTTCTTCTGTC ATTATCCAAGTACAAATGTGGGAGAAGAAAATTGCGCTAAAAGTGACGAGTTCATATTTCTATATGAAGATTTTGAGGGTGATCGAATGCTTGTTGGTGATGTCCCATGGGA GTTGTTCCTTGCATCAGCAAAAAGATTATACATTGCCAAAAACCCAGCACCAAGAAGCAAAG AGCATGATGAAATTGCCAAAAGGCAagaaactgaagaagcaacaaACAACTGA
- the LOC102704005 gene encoding auxin-responsive protein IAA27-like isoform X1, with amino-acid sequence MMNLISFETPHLGRQESSSSITAAATTAKAKDAASSSSACFQSSHLDLSLGISLSPGSGGGGGDAGTKATASYGGSGGDAGGGMGGGGMLTAAAAAATASVLSVGHGKHCCHGCTTASSGSWTAAFMPSPTGFMHPWSLAARQQKAAAEQEQSIARLPSATYLPRASPAVMSLPTAVGWPPVHTARRNLVATMNVLKPDAEAIKRDRDRPTAARMFAGDETTAAAARPLNMFAKVHMDGHKVGRKIDLRAHRNYDSLRWVLTKMTRNFFCPADYPSTNVGEENCAKSDEFIFLYEDFEGDRMLVGDVPWELFLASAKRLYIAKNPAPRSKEHDEIAKRQETEEATNN; translated from the exons ATGATGAATCTTATATCATTTGAAACACCTCATCTTGGAAGGCaagagagcagcagcagcatcactGCTGCTGCAACCACTGCCAAGGCGAAGGATGCAGCAAGCTCGAGCAGTGCATGCTTCCAGAGCAGCCATCTTGACCTCAGCCTCGGCATCTCCTTGTCtcccggcagcggcggcggaggcggcgacgctggCACCAAGGCGACAGCCAGCtatggcggcagcggcggcgacgccggcggcggcatgggcggcggtggcatgCTCACTgcggctgcagctgctgcaacTGCAAGTGTGCTTAGCGTTGGCCATGGGAAGCACTGCTGCCATGGCTGCACtacggcgagcagcggcagctggacggcggcgTTCATGCCAAGCCCGACCGGCTTCATGCACCCGTGGAGCCTCGCCGCCCGGCAGCagaaggccgccgccgagcaggAGCAGAGCATTGCGAGGCTGCCGTCGGCCACGTACCTGCCAAG GGCTTCCCCGGCCGTCATGTCGCTGCCGACGGCGGTTGGCTGGCCGCCGGTGCACACAGCCCGGCGCAACCTCGTCGCCACCATGAACGTCCTGAAACCGGACGCCGAGGCCATCAAGAGGGACAGAGACCGACCAACAGCGGCGAGGAtgttcgccggcgacgagaccacggcggcggcggcgaggccatTGAACATGTTCGCCAAGGTGCACATGGATGGCCACAAGGTCGGCAGGAAGATCGACCTCAGGGCACATCGCAACTACGACTCCCTCCGCTGGGTCCTCACCAAGATGACTCGTAACTTCTTCTGTC CTGCAGATTATCCAAGTACAAATGTGGGAGAAGAAAATTGCGCTAAAAGTGACGAGTTCATATTTCTATATGAAGATTTTGAGGGTGATCGAATGCTTGTTGGTGATGTCCCATGGGA GTTGTTCCTTGCATCAGCAAAAAGATTATACATTGCCAAAAACCCAGCACCAAGAAGCAAAG AGCATGATGAAATTGCCAAAAGGCAagaaactgaagaagcaacaaACAACTGA